CAAGGTCCCACCCTGCTTTCGCTCACACACTCGGCAGCAGGACCTAGCTCCATCGATGCTGCGTGCCAAGACATGCGCCTCTCTCGTGGCCCTTTCCACGTCATACGTCCATCTCCTAATGGTAAGCTGCTCGCCCTCATGACCGCAGATCTCGTGCTATGGGTGGTCAGCTCCGACTTTTCTCGCAGCCTGAGCGAATTCGACATCCGAGCATGCGAGGCTTATCAGGATGCTCGTTCGGTAGACGATCCGTTCAGTTCCATGAACCAAGGAGAGGCTGCCTCAGCAGGCAAGGGAGGCATCGGCGGAAGTGGTGTGCGCGAGGTTGAGTGGTGTGGCAACAACACGATCGCTCTCGCTTTTAACGACGAAGTCGTCATGGTGGGGCCGTTTGGAGACTCGATCCGCTACCCATATGCTGGGCCGACGCATCTGGTGAGCGAAATCGACGGTGTCCGTATCGTTGCTTGCGATCGACACGAATTCCTTCAGAAGGTGTCGGACGTGTCGAGCCGCGTTTTTCGCCCAGGCTCCAACGAccctgctgctctgctcttcgAAGCGGCCGAGCAATTCAGTGCCAAGAGCAGTCGAGCAGACGAAGGCATCCGTGCAATCCGCAGCAGCCTTCCGGACGCCGTCGACTGCTGTctgcgcgctgctgcctaCGAATGGGACCTGACATGGCAGAAGCGTCTGCTGAAAGCCGCCTCGTTTGGCAAAAGCTTTATTGAGCTCTATGATCCTACCGCATTTGTCGACATGGCGAGGACGCTGCGTGTGCTCAATGCAACTCGCAACTACCAAATCGGCATACCGATCTCGTACGAGCAATACTTGGCTGCAGGGCCAACCGCGCTTTTGTCGCGCTTGACGGCACAGAACCATCACTTGTTGTCGCTTAAGATCGCTCGCTATCTACACATCCGGCCGGATGCCATTTTGAAACACTGGGCgaaagccaagctggcaCGCACCAGCGCTGCGCTCGGaggctcggcagcagcgatctcggcagcagAGGAGCGTCTTTGCGCGGATATCGTGCACAAATTCCGCGTGGCGACTTGGCTCAACGAGcgcgttggcgagctggGTGGATGCGAAGATGACACTTTCCCAGAGGGAGTACTCGGcggtgcagcagcggtaGATCAGGCGGCTAAGCGCACCAAGTCGTCaggcgatcgaggcgcGTCGGTAAGCTTTGCTGAAGTTGCTTGGACTGCTTGGAAAGCAGGGCGTGCAAATCTGGCTACGCGCTTGCTGGACCACGAGGCGCGTGCAATTGATCAGGtcccgctgctgctcaatATGCGCCAAGACAAGCTGGCATTGGTGAAAGCGATCGAGTCGGGAGACACGGACCTCATCTACCACGTCTTGCTGCGTTTGAAGAATCAGCTTTCGCGTGCTGACTTTTTCCGCATCGTTCAAGCGCCCGTCTCGGACGCCGGCATAGCGACAACAGCTTCGTCTTGCAACGATCGAACACGAGCCGCTTTCAGGCTGACTTCGACGCAGCAGTACTTGTCGCTAGCGTCGAACCTGCTCGAAGCGTATGCCAAGCAGGCAGATCGAGATCTGCTGAAAGACTTTTACTATCAGGATGATCGACGGACCGATTCGGCAATTCTGGCGCTCCAAGAAGCCAACGCGATGCAAAATGTCGGTGAGGCCGAGCTGGCAGAAAAGATGTTCAAGCTAAAGACAGCGATCAAATTCTTTGGCGAAGACAAGGAGCGTGTGTTGGAAGCAAAGTTGGTAGACGAACAGATGCGCCTGCTCGCATTCCAGCAGGCTTTGGAAAAGGAAGACGGCCATCGCAGTCAGTTCATCGGCCTTTCGCTCAACCAGACTATCCGCCAGCTGCTGTTCCGCAACATGAGCAAGAAAGCCGAAAAACTGAGATCGGACTTCAAGCTCCCTGACAAACGCTATTGCAACATCAAGCTCGATACGCTCGTTCAGAGCAAAGACTGGGATGGTTTGTGGGCATTTGCCAATGCTAAAAGATCGCCCATCGGATACACGCCGTTTatcgtcaagctcgtcgaacaCAACCATGTGCACGAATCCATGCGCTTCGTGCCCAAGGTTCAGGACAAGTCCGATCGCAATGCGTTCAGCGCTTATCTGGCTAGGTTGCCAAGCCAGGCAATTGCGACTCAGCTGTTGGATCGCTTCAATGAGTAATTCAGATTGTGACTTCAGCCTGGACGATACGTTTTCTAATTCTTTCGTTATTGAGGAAACATCACTGTTGAAACGAAATGCTATCGTCAACAGAAACGCTCCGACGTCACTAACCAACCAGGAGCGATCCCCTTGTAGTGAGACAAGCATCGCATCGTACGGCGGTGGGGGGATTCCGAAGCGTGCACACCCGGCACGACCAGCTCTGCACCGGTGACCGTGGACGCGAACGTGGCCGGATTCGAGCCGGCTGTTGCGCAACCGCTGGCTTGACATCCTCTTCTTCAGATGTGACAAGCTCGATTGGATCGCTCTTTGAGTTGCGCAGTGGCGGTAGCGACCGAGGTGCCGAGACAGAGGTAGCAACAGAGCTGCGATCGGAGCTGTCAGAAGGCAAAGGGGCGATCGAGCAAAAGTCATGCCAATCTTGGTCGGTCGAACAAAGTAGGCCGCCTTGTTTgagctgatgctgacggTAAAGTCGCGAtcgctcgagacgctgttGGTTGGATTCGGAGCTGGCCATGGTGGAATGGTCGAATTCTTGTTTGACACGCACCGTGCCGGTGCAAGAAGAGCTAGAGGATATGAGCGGGTCGTTCCGTGGCTCAGCCTCATCTGCAGATGAATCATCGAGCCGAATTATGAGTCCGCCTTCCTCGTTTTCCTGCTCATCTTCTGTGTCCGACTCGATCTCTGTGTCGACTTGTTCAtccttgatctcgtcggtACCGCTGCCGGAAGGGGTCGAGACCAGTGGAGTGCAAAGTAGAGGGTTAGCAagcttgaccttgatgtCTTCGCTCTTGGGTGCAGCGAGGCGACGTAGAGCGGCTTGAGCTCTGAGCTCACGAGCCGAAGCGGTCTGTGTTCGCTTGCGGAAGGTGGAGTTGGCGTCATGCTTGTACGATGAGCTGGAGGCTGATGCGGCTGGAAGGTGGTTGTTGCCGTCAACACGAGAGCCTTGACCAGGCAGTGATGTGTGTACTCGCCTACCACCTTTGGTGTTGGGCGCCGTCTGGGCTCCCGTATGAAGGCTGGGACCCTTGAAATGTCGTGCTCGTGAGCGTGTGGCAGGGTTGGTACGACGACGTTTACTGGTACGGCgtttgctcggcttgctctGGAATGCGCCACCACAGGAGTACTCTGGCAAGTCTTGGAGAGAGCACGTTCCACTACCAGCTATGAAAGCGTTGTCCTCGAGACGTTGACCGGCTGACCAAAAACCATCACCATAGTAGCCTCGACTTTGCAGGTCACGACACTCGTCGCGCAGTTGACGATCTAATTTGCCATGCTGGGAGGGGATGTGATTCATGTATTTGATGTGCGCCAGTTCGTGACAAAATACCATCAAGACCCATTGCAAAGGTGCAAATGAGCCATCTCGACGTCTGAGCACCAATTCGACTGTTTCACCATTGTTCCAGTTGCGTCCTGCGAACTCGCGATTCCATTCAAACTcttcgagcgagttgatcTGAAAACCGTGCTTTTTCATGACAGGCTGcacttgagcagcaagctgtTGAAGCCGATGATGCGCCTGATCGGCGTCGTCATATTGAGGGAGTGAGGTGGTGTAGTTGATCAGCTTGTTCCGCGATGTGTCAGGATCGTTGAGGCGAAGATGGACCATGTTGGCCAACTAGACCCAATTGCTGCGAGCTCAGCTTAGCTTAGCGGCTAAGACATGGCTTCTCGCGTTTCAAGCCGATTGTGCTGTCTCCACATGCAAGGTcagggagagagagagagagaaagagagtTGCATGGTGACAAATGTTGGTGACTTGGCCACTCAAAGTAACTTGGAATGCAGCAGAAGCCGAGGTTTGCAGAAGCATGTGGAGGGCTCATCTGAAACCCGATGTGAGCAAAATCGGCGATGCTGTCAAAACGCTGCACTTTAACAGCATCGATCGTAGCGCACGGCGTACGATTCTGGCAACTGGTGAACCACCAAAACTGCGGATGGGTGAGGTTGGGATGGAGTTGAGCAGGATGACCGCATGCATGGGGTCCCGCATGGATGGCAGTCTCAGAACTTTTCCACGCTAACTTAAAACGCTACTCTCCAAGAGGTCCGAGGCTGGACCGCTgatcactcgtgactaacGTTAACTAGGGCAACAAAAGGGAGGTTTCAAGACGGCGGAGTTTCGATCAAGTGCTTCTTTATGGCCGAAGTGCGCCGAATTTCCCATCAACCAACTAACTACACGAAATTCGTAACTGTTCAGTGATGTCGCCATGCCGAGTCCAGTTGCGGACCATCGCCGCGGATCCAGGCTGAGTTATTGCGTCTCCCTCATGCCCCCCGCCCAACGCTATCGCTAAAACAATGCCGGTCTCGACCTTACAAGATCGACGGCGACATGAGGAGCTATCTGAGTTCAGAAAGGTTGCGTTATGCGTGATTGTTTGTTTAGCATTGTGTAGTGAGTGCTTTTGTGTTGGCAATTTCCATGACAGGCGAGGTTTCATCTGAAGCAAAAGGCTAGACCGTGAAAGTCTTGGCCCCATATCCAAGCAGTTGCCGTTCTAGTCATCGTGGGGGAAGGGAGGCTAAAACGGAACGAGCCCAACGccagcaatcgtgaatcgagtGATTGACTCTATGACTCGCGTTTTCATGTTTATGGTTGGCTGCGTGAGGAAACAGACTGTGCTTCTGGATCCGACGTCCCGTCCCTTGGATCGGGCACAGTGGGGTAGATGCAGATAGCGATCAGATCTGGTTGCACTTGGAAATGATAGCCGCCCAAAGTGGCGCTCGGTTGGACTAGCTCGCTCTTCCTGGTTCACTTTTGTCGACGTGTGTCACAAAAAAACTAAGAAGGAAAGCCGCACGCCATTTACGATTGCACGTTGGCGTTCTCGTTCTATTCAATCTCGAACAAGGCGCGATTCTAAGGGATCTGACAGCAGTGATGTGGTGAGACTGACTCGACGTCTTTTGCCAAAGGAATCTTGGACATATCTGAGATGAAtcattcacagattcatTTTCTCCTGACAAAGAAACACGAAAACGGTACTCTGGCGAGATAGGGTTGACAGCCAAAAATCTGGACCCTTGCAGAACCGACAAGTAGGGAATCGCTGGCGCGTTAGCCCTTTTCACGCTGGATTCGCTA
This Mycosarcoma maydis chromosome 11, whole genome shotgun sequence DNA region includes the following protein-coding sequences:
- a CDS encoding uncharacterized protein (related to vacuolar protein sorting 16), translated to MVQANHPTSEWSSLQDTFYRRTELYTLNWGIDNLADYVVAASSNGGLIALIRDPTRLVSLGNASLLKPKILVYTAAGQLIESIPWDPSLRIVALEFNALEQLVVVLEEGNVRLYTLLSPCPASVDSAASSSSSSWRNRPAPVEATSSSFYLQYSLGTEATETGIVDARVWAGGLVAFVGARRFVEWRFPGLDVDAESGEYAGSVSLSGGGDYGFALPSLDDDATQSPSPELLPPHDVSSAYPSDASSLPSSWAVVPPNVSQSGRTTVLIAQGPTLLSLTHSAAGPSSIDAACQDMRLSRGPFHVIRPSPNGKLLALMTADLVLWVVSSDFSRSLSEFDIRACEAYQDARSVDDPFSSMNQGEAASAGKGGIGGSGVREVEWCGNNTIALAFNDEVVMVGPFGDSIRYPYAGPTHLVSEIDGVRIVACDRHEFLQKVSDVSSRVFRPGSNDPAALLFEAAEQFSAKSSRADEGIRAIRSSLPDAVDCCLRAAAYEWDLTWQKRLLKAASFGKSFIELYDPTAFVDMARTLRVLNATRNYQIGIPISYEQYLAAGPTALLSRLTAQNHHLLSLKIARYLHIRPDAILKHWAKAKLARTSAALGGSAAAISAAEERLCADIVHKFRVATWLNERVGELGGCEDDTFPEGVLGGAAAVDQAAKRTKSSGDRGASVSFAEVAWTAWKAGRANLATRLLDHEARAIDQVPLLLNMRQDKLALVKAIESGDTDLIYHVLLRLKNQLSRADFFRIVQAPVSDAGIATTASSCNDRTRAAFRLTSTQQYLSLASNLLEAYAKQADRDLLKDFYYQDDRRTDSAILALQEANAMQNVGEAELAEKMFKLKTAIKFFGEDKERVLEAKLVDEQMRLLAFQQALEKEDGHRSQFIGLSLNQTIRQLLFRNMSKKAEKLRSDFKLPDKRYCNIKLDTLVQSKDWDGLWAFANAKRSPIGYTPFIVKLVEHNHVHESMRFVPKVQDKSDRNAFSAYLARLPSQAIATQLLDRFNE